CCGGCCGTCAGAGCCGGACGTTGTACTTCGGTCATTGCACCTCTTCGCAGTGGGGGAACAGCACCGTACCGACCACCGTACGCACCCAACCAGCCAATTTCGGGCGGTGAACGCGTCACACCTACAACGGGTGCTGACGGCTAGCGGTTGTCCTTGATGCGCTTGGCTTTGCCGAGCGAGCGTTCGAGGGCGTGCGGCGTCACGATTTCCACGGAGATCGTGACGCCGACGCGTTCCTTGACGCGGTGGATCAGCTGAGCGGCGGCGGTCCGGGGATCGGTGAGGCCGGGGGTGGCTTCTACCTGGACGGTCAGTTCGTCCAGGCGGTTCGGGCGGGTGAGGATGCAGAGGTAGTGCGGGGTGAGACCCTCGATCAGGAGGATCTGTTCTTCTATTTGGGTGGGGAAGACGTTGACGCCGCGGACGATCATCATGTCGTCGGTGCGGCCGGTGATCTTTTGCATGCGGCGGTGGCCGGGCCGGGCGGTGCCGGGGAGGAGGCGGGTCAGGTCGCGGGTGCGGTAGCGGAGGACCGGGAAGGCCTCTTTGGTCAGCGTGGTGAAGACGAGCTCACCCTCGGCACCGTCGGGCAGTACCTCACCCGTGACGGGATCGATGATCTCCGGGTAGAAGTGGTCCTCCCAGATGTGCAGGCCGTCCTTGGTTTCGACGCACTCCTGCGCCACTCCCGGACCCATCACCTCGGACAGGCCGTAGATGTCGACCGCGTGGATTCCGCTCCGCTCCTCGACCTCCGTCCGCAGCTGCTCGGTCCACGGTTCCGCGCCGAAGATCCCGATCCGCAGCGCGGTGTCCCGAGGGTCCAGGCCGCGGCGTTCCATCTCGTCCACGATCGCGAGGAAGTACGACGGGGTGACCATGATGATCCGCGCGCCGAAGTCCCGGATCAGGTCCACCTGGCGCTCGGTCATCCCGCCGGACACCGGTACGACCGTGCAACCGAGCCGCTCCGCGCCGTAATGCGCGCCCAGCCCACCGGTGAACAGACCGTAGCCGTAGGCAACATGGCAGACGTCACCGGCGCGTCCACCGGCGGCCCGGATCGACCGTGCCATCAGGTCGGCCCAGTTGTCCAGATCGCGTTGCGTGTACCCGACAACGGTCGGCCGCCCGGTCGTCCCGGACGATGCATGCACCCGCGCCACCTCGGTCCGCGGTACGGCGAACATCCCGAACGGATAGTTGTCCCGCAGCTCCTTCTTCGTGGTGAACGGCAGTCGCCGAAGGTCGGACAGCTCGCGTAGCTCGTCCGGGGCGAACCCGATCGCGTCGAGGGCGGCCCGGTAGTGCGGTACGTTCGCGTACGCCCGGCGTACGGTTGCCTGCAGCAACGACAGCTGACGGGACCGGAGTTCGTCGACGGACAGCCGTTCGCCGGCGTCTTGCAACTCCGTCGGGCAAGCCTCACCGAGCATGGAATCTCCTCGTACCAAGAGGGCGTCTAAGGACGGGCGAACAGCGTCGCGATGCCCTGGCCGACGCCGATGCACATGGTGGCCAGCGCGTACTGGGCGTCGCGGTGCCGCAGCTCCAGCGCGGCGGTGAGCGCGAGCCGCGCGCCGGACATCCCGAGTGGATGACCGAGGGCGATCGCGCCGCCGTTCGGGTTCACGTGTTCGGCCTCGTCGGGCAGGCCGAGTTCGCGCAGTACGGCCAGCGACTGCGCCGCGAACGCCTCGTTCAGCTCGATCACGTCGACCTCGGAGAGGGCGACACCGGTCCGGCCGAGCAGCTTGCGCGTTGCCGGCGCCGGTCCGATTCCCATGATCCGGGGCGGCACGCCGGCGGCCGCCGTGCCGACGATGCGGGCCAGCGGCGTCGCGCCGTACCGCTCGACGGCTTCGCCGCTCATCACCAGCACCGCGGCCGCGCCGTCGTTCACGCCGGACGCGTTCCCGGCCGTCACGGTACCGGGTGAGCGGAACGGGGTCTTCAGCCCGGCAAGGGCTTCGAGCGACGTCTCACGTGGATGTTCGTCCACATCCACAACGGTCACCGCGCCACGCTTCCCGGGTACGTCGACCGCGACGATCTCTTCGGCGAGCCGCCCGTTCGCCTGCGCCTTCGCCGCCCGCTGCTGCGATCGCAACGCGAACAGGTCCTGATCCGCGCGCGAGATGCCGAAGTCGGCGGCGACGTTCTCGGCCGTCTCGGGCATCGAGTCGATCCCGTACTGTGCCTTCAGCGCCGGGTTGACGAATCGCCACCCGATCGTGGTGTCGAAGACCTCCGCCTGCCGCGAGTACGCGGTAGTTGCCTTCGGCATCACAAAAGGTGCCCGCGACATCGATTCGACGCCACCGGCCAGCACGATGTCGTTGTCCCCGGCAATGATCGATCGGGCCGCGGCCGCGACCGCGTCCAGACCGGAGCCACACAGCCGGTTGATGGTCGTACCGGGAACCGAGTCCGGCAACCCGGAGAGCAGTACGGCCATCCGCGCGACGTTCCGGTTGTCCTCACCGGCTTGGTTGGCGCAACCAAGGATCACGTCGTCGATCCGGTCGGGGTCGAACGCGGTCCGGTTCAGCAACGACGAGATCGCGTGCGCCGCGAGGTCGTCGGGGCGGACGGCCGCCAGCGCGCCGCCGTACCGCCCGATCGGCGTCCGGACTCCGTCGACCAGGAATGCCTCGCGCCTCATGTCTCCTCCGGAAGGATGGTGCCTGACAACTGCCTGCTGCGGCCGCGGAACTCGGCGATCACCTCGTCGCCACGCGTCACCGTGACGTCGTAGATCGCGTTCCGGCCGAAGGTGGTGCGTTCGGACGCGGTGGCCACCAGGACGTCACCGCGGTGCGCGGGCGCGACGAAGACGATGTCGCAGGCCTGCGCCACCGTCACCTGGTTGCGCGAGTTGCAGGCGAACGCGAACGCCGAGTCGGCCAGACTGAACACGAATCCACCATGCGCGATTCCGTGCCCGTTGACCATGTCGTCGCGCACGGTCAGTTCCAGCCGCGCGGTGCCGACGCCGACGTCGAGCAGCCGCATCCCGAGGCCGGCGCTTGCGGTGTCCTCCGCCCACATCGCCGCGGCAACCCGGGCCGCCAGCTCATGTGACACTCTGGTCCCAGCCACGTCAACGACTGTAACATCGCAGGCATGACGACCGACCTGCTCTCCTCCCACCGGGATCGCCTGGACGGCGCGCTGACGGCGATCCGCAACCGCGGGTACCACTCCGCGTTCCCCGAGTCGCCGAGCCCGCGGGTGTACGGCGAGAACGCCGCGGCGGACGGGAAGTCCGCGTTCGAAGCACATCTCGGCACCGAGTACGCCCTGGACATCCCCGGTGCGCGTGGCACGGTCGTCTCCGAGCAGTCGCCGTACGGGATCGAAATGGACGTCGCGTACCCGCGCGTGGTCGAGGACGGTCTGGACGAGCTGCTCGCCGCGGCGCGGCACGGTCTGGTGGATTGGCGTCGAGCCGGCATCGACGGCCGCGCCGGGGTCGTACTCGAGATCCTGGATCGGCTGCACAAGCGGGTGTTCGAGCTGGCCAACGCGGTCCAGCACACCAGTGGGCAGGCGTTCGTGATGGCCTTCCAGGCCGGTGGCGCGCACGCGCTGGATCGCGCCCTCGAAGCAGTCGCGTACGCGTACGAGGAAATGCACCGCTATCCGGCGACCGCGGCGTGGGAGAAGCCGGCCAAGGGCGATCCGATCCGGATGGAGAAGACGTTCACCGTCGCCGGTCGTGGGGTCGCGCTGGTGATCGGCTGCAACACCTTCCCGACCTGGAACTCCTGGCCCGGCCTGTTCGCGTCCCTGGTCACCGGCAACGCGGTAGTGGTGAAGCCGCACCCGCTCGCGGTCCTGCCGCTGGCGATCACTGTCGACGTCTGCCGCGAGGTGCTCGCCGAGGCCGGCCTGGACCCGAACCTGGTCACCCTGGCCGCCGAACGCGCCGGCGACGGTCTGGCGAAGCCGCTCGCGACCCGGCCCGAGGTGAAGCTGATCGACTTCACCGGCGGCAGCGAGTTCGGCGAGTGGCTGGAGCAGAACGCGACGCAGGCCACCGTCTTCACCGAGAAGGCCGGCGTGAACGCGGTCATCGTCGACTCGACCGACTCGTTCAAGGCGCTCTGCGGGAACCTCGCCTTCACGCTCTCGCTGTACTCGGGCCAGATGTGCACCACCACCCAGAACCTGTTCGTCCCGGCCGGCGGCATCGAGACCGACGACGGACACAAGACGTTCGAGGAGGTCGGGGCCGGCCTCGCGACCGCGATCGGCAAGCTGCTCGGCGACGACGCCCGCGCGGTCGAGATCCTCGGCGGCATCGTCAACCAGGCCGTGATCAGCCGCCTGGAGCTGGCCCCGGAGTACGGCGACGTAGTGCTCGAGTCACGGGCGATCCAGCACCCGGCGTACCCGGAAGCGCTGGTCCGGACGCCGCTCCTGGTCGCGCTCGACGCCGACGACGCGTCGGTGTACGGGCGGGAGTGCTTCGGTCCGGTGTCCTTCCTGGTCAGGACCGCGGACACCGCCCAGTCGATCGACCTGTTCCGGAAGACCGTGACCGATGACGGCGCGATGACGGCCGGGATCTACTCGACCGACGAGAAGGTGCTCGAACAGACCCGCGAGGCCGCGCTCGACGCCGGGGTGGCGCTGTCGGAGAACCTCACCGGCCAGGTCTTCGTGAACCAGTCCGCCGCGTTCAGCGACTTCCACGGCACCGGCGCGAACCCGGCCGCGAACGCGACGTACACCGACGGCGCGTACGTCGCGAGCCGGTTCCGGGTACTGCAATCTCGCCGTCACGTTGAGTGACGTATGCGCCGAGCCTTCATGCACTAAAAGTGAGTTTGACGTAAAAAAGTAACTTAGCGCCACATCTTGCGTTCCTGGATTTGAGCTCCGATACTCTCGGTTAGTTGAGTGTCTGATTAGCTGAGCACGGGGGACTGGGGTGGAACTGGGGACGGGCAGTCATGCCCAAGTAGTGGCGCTGGTGCCTGCCCACAACGAGGAAGCGGCGCTGCCGGCCGCACTGGACTCGTTGTGGCAGCAGACCAGGCGGCCAGATCGAGTCATCGTGATCGCTGACAACTGCACCGACCGGACGGTCGACGTGGCGCGCGCCGCCGGCGCGGAGGTCTTCGAGACGGTTGCCAATACACACAAGAAGGCCGGCGGCCTCAACCAGGCGCTCGCCGTACTGCTGGAGCTGCTGGCGCCGCACGACCGTGTCCTGGTGATGGACGCGGACGGCGCCCTCGCACCGGGCTTCGTCGAAACCGCGCTGCGCGAGCTGGCCGACGAGACGGTCGGTGCGGTCGGCGGCATCTTCTGGGGCGAGCCGGGTCATGGCCTGGTGGGTGAGCTGCAGCGCAACGAGTACGCCCGGTACGCGCGGGACATCGATCGCAAACACGGCCGCGCGATGGTACTGACCGGGACGGCGACCTTGCACCGCGTCGACGTCCTGACCGCCGTCGCGGCGGCGCGCGGGCGTACGCTCCCGGGCCCGGCCGGCTGGGTGTACGACACCACCGCGCTGACCGAGGACAACGAGATCACCTTGGCGATCAAGTCCCTCGGCTACCGCTGCGTGTCGCCGGCCGACTGCTGGGTGGTCACCGAGGTGATGCCGACCTGGCGCGACCTGTGGCGGCAACGCCTGCGCTGGCAGCGCGGAGCGATCGAGAACCTGCGCGCGTACGGCCTCAACCGGGTCACGCTCCCGTACGCCGTCCAGCAGCTCGGGATGGGGATCGGCGTGATCGCCATGTGGTGCTTCGTGCTGCTCACCGTGCTCACCGCCGGCGCCGGGTACACCTTCAGGCCGCTGTGGCTCGTGGTCGGCCTGATCTTCGTTGCCGAACGCATCGTGACGGTCCGCCGCCGCGGTACCCGAGCCGTCGTCCTGGCCGCCGTGATGGTGGTCGAGTGGGCGTACGACCTGTTCCTGCAGGGAGTGCTGCTGCGCTCCGTCTGGGACTCGATCCGGCGGGCCGAGGCCCGCTGGCACCACGTTTCCGCCCCGGTCTCCTGACCGGGTTCCGGTAGCCAAACCAGTTAGCAAAGGATCAGCCATGTACGGACAGACCAGCATGACCATGCCCGGAGCCACCCTCGCCGCCACCGGCGCGGCAACCAACACCCTGGCCTTGATGGTCGCGGGTTTCGCCTTGCTGTTCGCCGGACTCGCGGTACTGAAGTTGCTGCCGAAGCGCCGTTGAGCGGACCCTGATGCGGAAGCCATTTTGTGAGGCATCCGCCATCCGCCAACCGTGCAGGAGACAGCCGTGAGCCAGAATCTGACCGAAGTACTCGCCTACTACGACAGCTGGCTGGCGTTCAACCAGCGGTTCCAGCGGGTGCCGGGCGTGCAGGTCGCGGTGTACGCCGATGACGCGATCGCGTTCTCCGCGGCGTACGGCGCGGCCGACGTCGAGCAGGACGTACCGCTCACCGACCAGCACCTGTTCCGGATCGCGTCGCACTCGAAGACGTTCACCGGCACCGCGGTCTTCCAGCTCGTCGAGCAGGGCCGGCTGCGGCTGGACGACAAGGTGTCGCAGCACGTCACCGAGATCGTCGGTACGCCGATCGGCGAGCGTTCCGTACGCGAACTGCTCGCCCATGCCGGCGGCATCACCCGGGACGGGCTGGCCGCGGACTGGTGGCAGTTGACGACCAGCTTCCCGGATCGCGCGGAGCTGCTCGACGTACTCCGGAACGCGTCGTCGGCGGTGATCGACGAGAACGAGCGCTTCAAGTACTCGAACATCGGGTACGGCCTGCTCGGGCTGGTGATCGAGGCGGCGAGCGGTACGCCGTACAACACGTACGTCCAGACCGCGATCGTGGACAAGCTCGGGCTGACCGGGCTCGGTCCGGAGCTCGATCCGGCGCGCGCGGCCGAGTACGCCGCCGGGTACAGCGCGCTCGCGTACGCCGACACGCGCGTACCGATCGACCATGTCGACACCCGGGCACTGGCCTCCGCGACCGGCTTCTTCGGCAACGCGCGGGACCTGGTGACGTACTTCTCCGCGCATCT
The genomic region above belongs to Kribbella solani and contains:
- the pcaF gene encoding 3-oxoadipyl-CoA thiolase encodes the protein MRREAFLVDGVRTPIGRYGGALAAVRPDDLAAHAISSLLNRTAFDPDRIDDVILGCANQAGEDNRNVARMAVLLSGLPDSVPGTTINRLCGSGLDAVAAAARSIIAGDNDIVLAGGVESMSRAPFVMPKATTAYSRQAEVFDTTIGWRFVNPALKAQYGIDSMPETAENVAADFGISRADQDLFALRSQQRAAKAQANGRLAEEIVAVDVPGKRGAVTVVDVDEHPRETSLEALAGLKTPFRSPGTVTAGNASGVNDGAAAVLVMSGEAVERYGATPLARIVGTAAAGVPPRIMGIGPAPATRKLLGRTGVALSEVDVIELNEAFAAQSLAVLRELGLPDEAEHVNPNGGAIALGHPLGMSGARLALTAALELRHRDAQYALATMCIGVGQGIATLFARP
- the paaI gene encoding hydroxyphenylacetyl-CoA thioesterase PaaI — encoded protein: MAGTRVSHELAARVAAAMWAEDTASAGLGMRLLDVGVGTARLELTVRDDMVNGHGIAHGGFVFSLADSAFAFACNSRNQVTVAQACDIVFVAPAHRGDVLVATASERTTFGRNAIYDVTVTRGDEVIAEFRGRSRQLSGTILPEET
- a CDS encoding serine hydrolase domain-containing protein; translated protein: MSQNLTEVLAYYDSWLAFNQRFQRVPGVQVAVYADDAIAFSAAYGAADVEQDVPLTDQHLFRIASHSKTFTGTAVFQLVEQGRLRLDDKVSQHVTEIVGTPIGERSVRELLAHAGGITRDGLAADWWQLTTSFPDRAELLDVLRNASSAVIDENERFKYSNIGYGLLGLVIEAASGTPYNTYVQTAIVDKLGLTGLGPELDPARAAEYAAGYSALAYADTRVPIDHVDTRALASATGFFGNARDLVTYFSAHLPGDDRLLTDKSKREMQHPLWTTGTDEKGRYGLGLAMTKVGEREVFGHGGGYPGHITRTLVDPEQRLVVSVLTNAIDGPASQLAEGFFRLLDLAESKERADGTDLARFTGRYANLWGVNDIVLVGGRLYVIAPADGNPADEPERLEADGDTLRVVSSNGYSSYGESYRFTFATDSTVQSVHGSSGLSLHPLATFALPDRVTVR
- the paaK gene encoding phenylacetate--CoA ligase PaaK → MLGEACPTELQDAGERLSVDELRSRQLSLLQATVRRAYANVPHYRAALDAIGFAPDELRELSDLRRLPFTTKKELRDNYPFGMFAVPRTEVARVHASSGTTGRPTVVGYTQRDLDNWADLMARSIRAAGGRAGDVCHVAYGYGLFTGGLGAHYGAERLGCTVVPVSGGMTERQVDLIRDFGARIIMVTPSYFLAIVDEMERRGLDPRDTALRIGIFGAEPWTEQLRTEVEERSGIHAVDIYGLSEVMGPGVAQECVETKDGLHIWEDHFYPEIIDPVTGEVLPDGAEGELVFTTLTKEAFPVLRYRTRDLTRLLPGTARPGHRRMQKITGRTDDMMIVRGVNVFPTQIEEQILLIEGLTPHYLCILTRPNRLDELTVQVEATPGLTDPRTAAAQLIHRVKERVGVTISVEIVTPHALERSLGKAKRIKDNR
- the paaN gene encoding phenylacetic acid degradation protein PaaN yields the protein MTTDLLSSHRDRLDGALTAIRNRGYHSAFPESPSPRVYGENAAADGKSAFEAHLGTEYALDIPGARGTVVSEQSPYGIEMDVAYPRVVEDGLDELLAAARHGLVDWRRAGIDGRAGVVLEILDRLHKRVFELANAVQHTSGQAFVMAFQAGGAHALDRALEAVAYAYEEMHRYPATAAWEKPAKGDPIRMEKTFTVAGRGVALVIGCNTFPTWNSWPGLFASLVTGNAVVVKPHPLAVLPLAITVDVCREVLAEAGLDPNLVTLAAERAGDGLAKPLATRPEVKLIDFTGGSEFGEWLEQNATQATVFTEKAGVNAVIVDSTDSFKALCGNLAFTLSLYSGQMCTTTQNLFVPAGGIETDDGHKTFEEVGAGLATAIGKLLGDDARAVEILGGIVNQAVISRLELAPEYGDVVLESRAIQHPAYPEALVRTPLLVALDADDASVYGRECFGPVSFLVRTADTAQSIDLFRKTVTDDGAMTAGIYSTDEKVLEQTREAALDAGVALSENLTGQVFVNQSAAFSDFHGTGANPAANATYTDGAYVASRFRVLQSRRHVE
- a CDS encoding LPXTG cell wall anchor domain-containing protein, with protein sequence MYGQTSMTMPGATLAATGAATNTLALMVAGFALLFAGLAVLKLLPKRR
- a CDS encoding glycosyltransferase translates to MELGTGSHAQVVALVPAHNEEAALPAALDSLWQQTRRPDRVIVIADNCTDRTVDVARAAGAEVFETVANTHKKAGGLNQALAVLLELLAPHDRVLVMDADGALAPGFVETALRELADETVGAVGGIFWGEPGHGLVGELQRNEYARYARDIDRKHGRAMVLTGTATLHRVDVLTAVAAARGRTLPGPAGWVYDTTALTEDNEITLAIKSLGYRCVSPADCWVVTEVMPTWRDLWRQRLRWQRGAIENLRAYGLNRVTLPYAVQQLGMGIGVIAMWCFVLLTVLTAGAGYTFRPLWLVVGLIFVAERIVTVRRRGTRAVVLAAVMVVEWAYDLFLQGVLLRSVWDSIRRAEARWHHVSAPVS